In the genome of Anaerolineae bacterium, the window TTCGCCCGACGGCCTCAGCGACCCGGCGCAGTTCCTCCATCAGGGCCGCAAAATGGTCGGGTTTCAGGGATTGAGCGCCGTCCGAGAGGGCCTCCTCGGGACGGGGATGGACCTCTATGATGAGGCCGTCCGCTCCGGCAGCGACAGCGGCGCGGGAGACGGCGGGCACCAGTTCCCATTTGCCGGTCCCGTGGCTGGGGTCCACGATCACCGGCAGGTGGGTCAACCGTTTCAGGAGCGGGACGGCGTTGATGTCCAGCGTGTTTCGGGTGTACGTCTCAAAGGTCCGGATTCCCCGTTCGCAGAGAATGACCTGTTCGTTTCCCTGGGCCAGGATGTATTCGGCGGAGAGGAGCAGTTCTTCTACGGTGGACATCAGGCCCCGTTTGAGGAGAACGGGCTTGCGGGCTCTGCCGACGGCCTCCAGAAGGGCGAAGTTCTGCATATTCCGGGCGCCAATCTGGAGGACATCCGCGTATTCGGCGACCAGAGGGACCTGTTCTGGAGACATCACTTCCGTGACGACGGGAAGGCCGGTCTGCTCGCGTGCCTCTGCCAGGAGTTTCAGCCCTTCCAGCCCCAGCCCCTGAAAACTGTAGGGGGACGTGCGGGGCTTGAAGGCGCCGCCGCGCAGGAAGGTGGCTCCGGCTCTCTTCACCGCGTGGGCGGCCTCCAGAATTTGTTCCCGGCTTTCCACCGCGCAGGGCCCTGCGATGACCACAACCTTCTGCCCGCCAATTACAACTCCGTTGACGTTCACCAGTGTGTCCTGAGGCTTGAAATCCCGGCTGGCCAGTTTGAAGGGATGCAGGATAGGCACGACCCGCTCCACGCCGTCCCAGAGGAGGACTTGGTCTTTGTTCAGAGGCCGTTCATCGCCGATGACGCCGATGATGGTGCGCTCCACCCCTTCGGAGAGATGGGCCCGGAACCCCATCTGCTCTATCTGGGCGACGACGTGAGCGATTTGCTGAGGTGTGGCTCCATGTTTCATTACAATAATCATGGCTCTCTCCTCCCTTGTGAATAGGACTCTGCCAGGTCTGGGCGCAGGCTCCGG includes:
- the aroF gene encoding 3-deoxy-7-phosphoheptulonate synthase is translated as MIIVMKHGATPQQIAHVVAQIEQMGFRAHLSEGVERTIIGVIGDERPLNKDQVLLWDGVERVVPILHPFKLASRDFKPQDTLVNVNGVVIGGQKVVVIAGPCAVESREQILEAAHAVKRAGATFLRGGAFKPRTSPYSFQGLGLEGLKLLAEAREQTGLPVVTEVMSPEQVPLVAEYADVLQIGARNMQNFALLEAVGRARKPVLLKRGLMSTVEELLLSAEYILAQGNEQVILCERGIRTFETYTRNTLDINAVPLLKRLTHLPVIVDPSHGTGKWELVPAVSRAAVAAGADGLIIEVHPRPEEALSDGAQSLKPDHFAALMEELRRVAEAVGRTL